TACATAAAGAGCCTTGCTAGGAGATTGCTTGAGGTTTACCCAGGCAGGTTTAGTGATGATTTTGAAAGCAATAAGAAGGTGGTTGCTGAGTTGGCAGATATACCGAGTAAATCTGTTCGTAATAAGGTGGCTGGTGAAATAACAAGGGTAATGAAGAGAATGAA
This is a stretch of genomic DNA from Vulcanisaeta moutnovskia 768-28. It encodes these proteins:
- a CDS encoding 30S ribosomal protein S17e, whose product is MGRVRPRYIKSLARRLLEVYPGRFSDDFESNKKVVAELADIPSKSVRNKVAGEITRVMKRMKAGAEEKPEIELEEQ